The genomic segment GGAGCGTTATCCCTAGCCAAGAATTAATATAAGATACTGACGTATGAAGTCAATGATATGCAATAAAGTGAATTGGGAATATTTGAAGTTTAACCCGTTTTTTGAATAAAGATTAAACAATACATAGAAATGTCATTATTTATCTAGAAATTACACAATAAGCAACTCTTTGATAACTATTTGATTTTTATTATATTTGTATGATTTTTTCTCATTAGTGTCAAGTTACTGTAAATTTGCAACAAGATGTTAGCTTGCATAGAAAATGTCGTTCGTTATTTGTGATCCAGCACGGATCAATTTTATTTTTCGATTTTAGGTGGATAGAGAGAATATGAAGTGATCTGACCAGCGACAATGGCAGAGAACATGAACAGAGCAGAAAGACCAATATCTGGAATAGGTAAAATGGACTGTTCAAATACCGATTGGCTAGCGCTGACCAGTACGCGACTACCCGGAACCAATATAATGATGCCTTGTACTATGTATATTGAGCCGGTTAATTCGAAACGTTTTGCCAGCCAGGTTCCATAAAAAGTAATCAATACTGTGGTTATCCATGTGCCGACGATCCAACCGCTCTCAAATCCAAGATAGAAAGGTCCCCACATCCCCAAGACAGCGACAGGCAAACCAAACAGGATATCTTTAGGGCGGGCGTTAAATATGACGCCGATACAACTTGAAATAAGCAATAGACCAAAGCAGTGTAACCAGAACGGTACATCATTGGTGTAAGAGATGGAATACGCTTGACCCCATATGCCTTCGCCAATGTTTAATCCTATGATGACACCAATAAACAACTTGATCAGAGTAAGGGCACTTTGCCCGAGCAGCGCAGTACCTGATACTAAATCGTTAAAGGCAAGGCACTCTAAAGAGTTGGCAATAGCCAGACCGGGCACAAATAGCACCACACTGGCAATACAGAGCGCCCATATAGGAATCGGTGCGCCAGTGCTGGCAATAAATGCCACGCTTACCCCAGTAATCAGCGACGCAATAAACTCAACGGCAATGGCATTGTGACCACGATAAACCCGTTGACATACCCAGACCATAAAGCCCAGTAATACCGCAAAACCAATCGCTTCAAAGGTACTACCGACCAGCATAAGATAAGCGGGAGGAATTCCCATATTAGCTAATGCAACTATCCATGGAGCATAGCCAATAGGCTCGGGAATAGGCTCGTTGCTGGGTTGGTTGATACGGATAATGGTATTCGCCAGCAAACCTAAGTTAATAGAAGCGGGCTTTAGGCGCTTCATCACGACGGTGTTGTTATCATCGGTAAATTGGTAATTGATCGCGGTGGGCGTCGCCTGAACCATCACATCGACACCATGCTTTTGAGCATAATATTGAGCGTACTTTTCGACCTTATAAGGCGCGCAACCGCTTCTGTGCAGGGTATCGCCGATGTCGACAATTTTTTTAATGATCTGTTTTGAAGGCATAATTCGTGATCAATCAAGGGATGGCGGTGGCAAAGATAACAGGTTCGTCGAGCTTTGACGAGTCAAGATACTCGCTAACCGATCCGACCAAGTGCGCTGTGGATAAATCGCTCTGGGTAATCACTAAATATGGCATCTAGGGTACTGAGATGGGCAAGACGTTTTGGGCTATTGACGGTATAACACCAAACTTGATACCCACTCTTATGCAACATTTCGACGTGTCGTTTGGTCGTCCAGCGAAAGTTTAAATGGCAGCTAAAAGCGTCTATTTCGTTGAGCAGTTGTTGGTCAGCTTTGCGCAGACGTCGACTAAGTACACCCAGTTTGTAGCCATTGAGTTGCTGATAGAGTTGACGCATGACGTTATGATCAAAGCTTGAGAAGATAAGCCTCTCTTTGTCGTGGCGAGAGCTCTCTAGTTGAGCTTTTAGCAATGCAACCACATGAGCAGCATTATGTCGGTCAATTTTGATTTCAATATTGATACCAATCTTATGAGTATCGGCTAACGCTAACAACTCGCTGAGGCTCATGATGACTTCACCGCTAAATCGTGAACCATACCAAGCGCCGAAGTCGAGCTTTCGGAGTTGGTCAAAGGTGAGGTCATCAATCCTCCCAATACCATTACTGCATCGGTTTACGGTGTGGTCGTGGCAGACCACTAATACATCATCTTTGCTCGGTTGGATATCGACCTCAATCCATTTCAGCCCAAGCTCGATCGCGGCAACAATACTCACCTTTGTGTTTTCCGGAAAATGACCCGAGACGCCTCGATGTCCCACAACGATTGGTGGCATATTTAATTCCTGATTGATAGCGAAATATGACGGTTAGTTTAGCGCTGATATTGGGGTGTGACTAGATTTTCGTGTGAATCTGAAACGAGAGCACGCGACTCGAAATTGTAAGTGATTTTGTCTACAAAGGTGGGGGACAAAGGGCGTGATCTGTTTCGAATATGAGAAAGCTCGGCTCAAACTAACCGCTGTAGATCGAAGACGCTTGATTAAAGCCAAGTTTAAACTTTAGATTAGATAGCAAGCATGGTTGATTATTACGCTCAACAATAAAGAAATATATTTATAGCACTACATAGAGAGAAGTGTGGTGATTTTATTTCATAATTGTGATTTGTGTTTTTTCAAAAGAAAATATAAGCGCAAATAGAACGACTTAGTCGTTAGTAGTGATCAATAGTATTCTGGAATATCAGCATCCTGTTAGAAGTCTGTGGTTGATAAGTGATGGTGTTCTAGAGTCGGTTTTCTGCCTAACTATCTTCTTTTTCAGTTGCTTAGGTTGAAGTTGTCACAGCGAGGGTATGCGCTGTAACTGATGTAGAGCAGTGTGAGCATTATGCTTTGTCTGTAGAAATGACTTGTGAGTAGCAAGTTGTAATGATAATGGAATATCTCGAGTATATTATGGACCACGTAATGGAAGACAAAAAAAATCAATCAGAGCAGGTTTTTGATTTATATCCTTATGTTAAACAGCTTAAAAGGAGTTGGTTTTTAATATTGCTATTCAGTGCGTTTGTTACTGGAATTGCTGTATTTTTTCTCATGTCTATTCCTGCGAAATATACGGCTACAGCAACGCTATTGATTGAAGCAAAAGACAAAAAGGCCGTCTCTATTCAGCAGGTTGTGGGTATCGACTCCAGTCAAAAAGAGTACTACCAGACTCAGTTTGAGATTTTGAGATCGAATCAAATTGCTGAAAACGTAATCGATAAGCTTGAACTGGCGAGTATGCCAGAGTTTAACCCCGCCTTAAGAGACAATCCAACCCTACTCGCTCAAATCAAATCACTGCCAAAACAATTGATTTCTGAAGTGAAAGCATCAGTGAAGCAATATACGACCACTAGCGACGCAAGCATAGTTCAAGGCGGTGCTGATGAACTAGCGCAGGAGTTGCAACAAGCGTTTAGTCGAAAAATGATTCTCGATGCCGTTAAAAGCCGAAGCTCGATTATTCCTGTGAAAAATACTCAGTTGGTCAAAATTCAGTTTACTTCAGAGGACCCAAAACTGGCGGCGGAAATTGCAAACGCAATCGGCTATGCCTATATCGACATCAATCTTGAAGCCCGATTGTCTGCAACTCAGTACGCGTCAAGTTGGTTGACTAGTCGTTTAGATGAACTCAAAAGTAAATTGGAGCAGTCAGAACAAGCGCTGAGTGATTTCCTTATCCAAGAGAAGTTGATTGATGATAGCGGTATTGACCAATTGGCGAGCCAAGAATTGCTCAATCTAACTAAACGTTTGGCACTGGTGAGAGATCAAAGAATCGAACTTGAGGCCGCGTACGCCGCTCTTCGTTCATCGAATAGCCGAGATTTGGCTTCATTGGCAACGATTCCAAGTATTTCTGCTCACCCTCAGGTGATAAGTATTCGACAAGCAGAGAGCAGTGCCATCAACGACGTACAACGTTTATCCAAGCGCTATGGTCCTAAGCATGATCTTATGATTCAAGCCAATGCCAAGCTTAATGCTGTCCAAAATCAAGCGGCCGTGGTAACGAAAAAGCTTGTCAGTGGTATGGGCAAAGAACTTCAAGCGGTGCGTAAGCAGGAAGTACTTATCACCAGTGAGATTGAATCTCAGAAAAATGAGTTCCAATCGATCACACTTAAGAAGAGTCGTTATCAAGAGCTGAAACGCGAGATAGAGACTAACCGCAATATACTTAACGTTTTCCTAACGCGTGAAAAAGAGACAACAGCAACCAGTAATTTTGACTCTGCGAACGCCCGTTTTACCGATATGGCAATGATACCGCCAATTCCGAGTGGTCCTAAAAAAGGATTTTTGGCAATGGCGACATTGGTAGGGAGCCTAGCATTCGCCGTCGCAATGGTATGCTTGTTTGTTATCACCAATACGACCATTGACTCAGTCCGTAACTTTGAAGATAGATTTGGATTTATGCCGATTGGTGGTGTGCCAAATGTTAAGTTTGGAAAATATCGTAAACAACCGATCGATGCTGAAGTGCAAAACCACGACAAAGGACTGAGTTTTTCAGAATCCCTAAATGCGATTCGTACCACCATACGTTTGAATGAAAAAAATCGTCAGACTCAAAACAAAACCATCGTGGTGACCTCTTCATTGCAGGGCGAAGGGAAAACAGCAGTCTCTGTTAACTTAGCCATATCCTTTGCCAAAATAGAACGCACGCTATTAATCGATTGTGATCTGCGTAAACCAGCCGTTGCCGATAGATTTGGATTTAAAAAGTTCCAACAGGGGTTGAGCAATCATCTCGTGTTGGGTACCCCTCTAGAAGAGTGCCTATATACCCATCAAACATCAGGTTTAACCGTGTTGCCAGCGGGTAAGTTAACCACCAATCCTCAAGAGCTTTTGAACTCAGCAGTATTTGAACGTCTGCTGTCTCAGATGGCTGAGGAATATGATCGGATTATTATCGATACACCTCCAACCTTGCCAGTAGAAGACTCACGAATTATTTGCCAACTTGCGGATTCTACGCTTGTGGTAACACGTGCGAACTTCTCTAAAGAGCAAACGGTGATGAGAACAATCACCAAACTTAGAGAGCGTGATATTGCCATCGAAGGTGTGATCGTTAACCGAACCAGTCACAAAAAAGCGGAAAGCGAATATCTCTATGGAGATTACGGATATACCAAGGAAGAGATTCGTCAACATTCATAAAGCTAATTGATTGATATAGGGATAAATATGAAGATATTAGTTACTGGCGCAGCGGGGTTCATTGGAAACTTTGTTGCCGAGAGATTGTGCCTAGATGGTCATGAGGTAGTAGGGATAGACAACCTGAATGACTATTATGATCCTAAGCTAAAAATCGCCCGTTTGGAGAGAATACAGCACCTAGATAATTTTCGTTTTTTCAAGATGGATGTCGCAGATAGAGAAGGGATTGAAACCTTGTTCGCTCAAGAACAGTTCCAACGTGTGATTCATCTTGCGGCACAAGCTGGTGTACGTTACTCCATTGAGAACCCAATGGCATACATCGACTCAAACCTCGTCGGTATGGCGACCATCTTAGAGGGGTGCAGACACAATAATGTAGAGCACCTTGTCTATGCTTCCTCCAGTTCGGTTTATGGTATGAATGAAGTCATGCCATTTTCTACCAAGGATGCGGTTGATCATCCGGTATCACTCTACGCAGCCACTAAGAAGTCCAACGAATTGATGGCGCATACTTACAGCCATCTATATGGATTACCAACCACGGGTTTGCGCTTTTTTACGGTCTATGGTCCTTGGGGCAGACCGGATATGGCCATGTATCTATTTACCAAAGCGATAGCCGATGAACAGCCAATAAAAGTGTTTAATCATGGTCAAATGAGACGCGATTTTACTTATATTGATGACATCGTAGAAGGTGTGGTTCGGGTTCAAGATAAGGTTGCCCAAAGCTCAGAGAGCTGGTCTGCTGCAGATCCGACCCCTGATAGCTCTAAGGCTCCGTTTAAGGTATTTAATATCGGAAACAATACTCCGGTT from the Vibrio hippocampi genome contains:
- a CDS encoding threonine/serine ThrE exporter family protein; protein product: MPSKQIIKKIVDIGDTLHRSGCAPYKVEKYAQYYAQKHGVDVMVQATPTAINYQFTDDNNTVVMKRLKPASINLGLLANTIIRINQPSNEPIPEPIGYAPWIVALANMGIPPAYLMLVGSTFEAIGFAVLLGFMVWVCQRVYRGHNAIAVEFIASLITGVSVAFIASTGAPIPIWALCIASVVLFVPGLAIANSLECLAFNDLVSGTALLGQSALTLIKLFIGVIIGLNIGEGIWGQAYSISYTNDVPFWLHCFGLLLISSCIGVIFNARPKDILFGLPVAVLGMWGPFYLGFESGWIVGTWITTVLITFYGTWLAKRFELTGSIYIVQGIIILVPGSRVLVSASQSVFEQSILPIPDIGLSALFMFSAIVAGQITSYSLYPPKIEK
- a CDS encoding glycerophosphodiester phosphodiesterase family protein — translated: MPPIVVGHRGVSGHFPENTKVSIVAAIELGLKWIEVDIQPSKDDVLVVCHDHTVNRCSNGIGRIDDLTFDQLRKLDFGAWYGSRFSGEVIMSLSELLALADTHKIGINIEIKIDRHNAAHVVALLKAQLESSRHDKERLIFSSFDHNVMRQLYQQLNGYKLGVLSRRLRKADQQLLNEIDAFSCHLNFRWTTKRHVEMLHKSGYQVWCYTVNSPKRLAHLSTLDAIFSDYPERFIHSALGRIG
- a CDS encoding GumC family protein, which encodes MEDKKNQSEQVFDLYPYVKQLKRSWFLILLFSAFVTGIAVFFLMSIPAKYTATATLLIEAKDKKAVSIQQVVGIDSSQKEYYQTQFEILRSNQIAENVIDKLELASMPEFNPALRDNPTLLAQIKSLPKQLISEVKASVKQYTTTSDASIVQGGADELAQELQQAFSRKMILDAVKSRSSIIPVKNTQLVKIQFTSEDPKLAAEIANAIGYAYIDINLEARLSATQYASSWLTSRLDELKSKLEQSEQALSDFLIQEKLIDDSGIDQLASQELLNLTKRLALVRDQRIELEAAYAALRSSNSRDLASLATIPSISAHPQVISIRQAESSAINDVQRLSKRYGPKHDLMIQANAKLNAVQNQAAVVTKKLVSGMGKELQAVRKQEVLITSEIESQKNEFQSITLKKSRYQELKREIETNRNILNVFLTREKETTATSNFDSANARFTDMAMIPPIPSGPKKGFLAMATLVGSLAFAVAMVCLFVITNTTIDSVRNFEDRFGFMPIGGVPNVKFGKYRKQPIDAEVQNHDKGLSFSESLNAIRTTIRLNEKNRQTQNKTIVVTSSLQGEGKTAVSVNLAISFAKIERTLLIDCDLRKPAVADRFGFKKFQQGLSNHLVLGTPLEECLYTHQTSGLTVLPAGKLTTNPQELLNSAVFERLLSQMAEEYDRIIIDTPPTLPVEDSRIICQLADSTLVVTRANFSKEQTVMRTITKLRERDIAIEGVIVNRTSHKKAESEYLYGDYGYTKEEIRQHS
- a CDS encoding NAD-dependent epimerase — its product is MKILVTGAAGFIGNFVAERLCLDGHEVVGIDNLNDYYDPKLKIARLERIQHLDNFRFFKMDVADREGIETLFAQEQFQRVIHLAAQAGVRYSIENPMAYIDSNLVGMATILEGCRHNNVEHLVYASSSSVYGMNEVMPFSTKDAVDHPVSLYAATKKSNELMAHTYSHLYGLPTTGLRFFTVYGPWGRPDMAMYLFTKAIADEQPIKVFNHGQMRRDFTYIDDIVEGVVRVQDKVAQSSESWSAADPTPDSSKAPFKVFNIGNNTPVELGYFIECVEKAFGKEAKKDYMPMQPGDVLATYADVDDLANEVEFKPETSIEYGTQQFVDWYKSFYLTERKSA